From one Eleginops maclovinus isolate JMC-PN-2008 ecotype Puerto Natales chromosome 7, JC_Emac_rtc_rv5, whole genome shotgun sequence genomic stretch:
- the ehhadh gene encoding peroxisomal bifunctional enzyme gives MAAYKRVSESVALITLQNPPVNALSAAVRQGIVDTVERALSDPNVTAVVICGQNGVFCGGADIKEFGSNMSGPPLIPMIHAIESANKPVVAAIEGSALGGGLELALGCHYRIAHSKARLGLPEVSLGLLPAAGGSQRLPRLIGVPAALNLITTGRHVTAAEALQLGIVDQVTDHNTVDAAVKFALSVAGRSLDPRRISTYPCPQQPDLDALFEEVMQKVRRSARGAIAPIACVQAVRAAATLPYTQGMAREQELMATLFTSGQARALQYCFFAQRAVGRWRMPSGARWDTSKPRPVHKAAVIGLGTMGRGITVALAQTGLSVIAVETQEKQLMEAKQAVSGMLERGAKRRGVAPALDRIIYSQNIQAVADVDLVIEAVFEDVALKTKVFKQLSAVCKPGTLLCTNTSALDVDQLASETPNPELVVGMHFFAPAHVMKLLEVVYGPRSSPEAVATAMQLGKKMGKASVAVGNCRGFVGNRMLKPYVEQAFFLLEEGATPELVDRALEEFGFPMGVFTMSDLSGLDVGWRVRKGDGLVEPGGASGRSARVRQGRRYSPLGDLLCEHGRFGQKTCRGWYQYDKPGSRVARSDPWLHSFLEAYRAEHGLVARRIDHQEVLERCLYALINEGFHILDDGIAAGPEDIDVIYVSGYGWPRHRGGPMFYANMVGLAKVLERLEHYHQAHPDVPHLQPCSLLRRLVASGSPPIHRWGEVIKKLHSQL, from the exons tGCAGCGGTGAGGCAGGGCATCGTCGATACAGTGGAGAGAGCCCTCAGTGACCCAAACGTGACAGCTGTGGTCATCTGTGGCCAGAATGGAGTCTTCTGTGGAG GAGCAGACATCAAGGAGTTTGGGTCAAACATGTCTGGCCCTCCACTAATTCCGATGATCCACGCCATTGAGTCTGCCAACAAGCCGGTGGTGGCTGCCATAGAAGGAAGCGCTTTAGGTGGAGGGCTTGAGTTGGCGCTTGGTTGTCATTATCGAATTGCACACTCTAAA GCCAGGCTGGGGCTTCCAGAGGTGAGTTTGGGTCTGCTGCCAGCCGCAGGAGGAAGCCAACGTCTGCCAAGGCTCATCGGGGTCCCAGCTGCCTTAAACCTCATCACCACAG GCCGCCATGTCACTGCCGCTGAGGCCCTGCAACTTGGCATAGTCGATCAGGTTACTGACCACAACACTGTGGACGCAGCTGTGAAGTTTGCCCTGAGTGTTGCAG GTCGGTCACTGGATCCTCGTCGTATAAGTACTTATCCGTGTCCACAACAGCCTGATTTGGACGCTCTCTTTGAGGAGGTCATGCAGAAGGTGCGTCGGAGTGCCCGTGGAGCTATTGCACCCATTGCATGTGTCCAGGCAGTGCGGGCAGCTGCCACCCTGCCGTACACTCAGGGCATGGCGCGAGAGCAAGAGCTCATGGCCACTCTCTTCACCTCAGGCCAGGCCCGGGCCCTGCAGTACTGCTTCTTTGCTCAGAGAGCTGTTGGCAGGTGGAGGATGCCCAGTGGAGCCCGCTGGGACACAAGCAAGCCCAGGCCCGTACATAAAGCAGCTGTCATTG GCCTCGGCACCATGGGGAGAGGCATTACCGTGGCCCTGGCTCAGACCGGGTTGTCTGTGATCGCCGTGGAGACCCAAGAGAAGCAGTTGATGGAGGCAAAGCAGGCGGTATCTGGCATGTTGGAGCGAGGAGCCAAGAGACGTGGTGTGGCTCCTGCGCTTGATAGAATCATCTACAGCCAGAACATCCAGGCTGTGGCGGATGTCGACCTGGTCATCGAGGCTGTCTTCGAGGACGTGGCCCTGAAGACCAAAGTCTTCAAACAGCTTTCTGCTGTTTGTAAACCCGGCACTTTACTGTGCACCAACACTTCTGCTCTAGACGTGGACCAGCTTGCCTCTGAGACCCCAAACCCCGAGCTGGTGGTCGGGATGCACTTCTTTGCTCCAGCCCATGTCATGAAGCTGTTGGAGGTGGTGTACGGGCCTCGGTCCTCTCCTGAAGCTGTGGCCACTGCCATGCAACTGGGGAAGAAAATGGGCAAAGCCAGTGTGGCAGTTGGCAACTGCCGAGGCTTTGTAGGGAACCGCATGCTGAAGCCATATGTTGAAcaagctttctttcttttggagGAGGGAGCTACACCTGAGTTGGTCGATCGAGCACTGGAGGAGTTTGGTTTTCCCATGGGTGTGTTCACAATGTCCGACCTCTCTGGGCTTGATGTGGGCTGGAGAGTCAGGAAAGGAGACGGGCTAGTGGAGCCTGGCGGGGCATCAGGGCGATCTGCTAGAGTCCGACAAGGTCGCAGGTACAGTCCTCTGGGAGACCTGCTCTGTGAGCATGGAAGGTTTGGCCAGAAAACCTGCAGGGGATGGTACCAGTATGACAAACCTGGGAGTCGCGTTGCCAGGTCTGACCCCTGGCTGCACAGCTTTCTGGAGGCGTACCGAGCCGAGCACGGCTTGGTGGCGCGACGCATCGACCACCAGGAGGTGCTGGAGCGCTGCCTCTATGCCCTGATCAACGAGGGCTTCCATATCCTGGATGATGGAATAGCTGCCGGTCCAGAAGACATTGATGTCATCTATGTCTCTGGTTACGGCTGGCCCAGGCACCGTGGAGGTCCGATGTTCTACGCCAACATGGTCGGGCTGGCAAAGGTCCTGGAGAGGCTGGAGCACTACCACCAGGCTCACCCTGATGTGCCCCACCTGCAGCCCTGCAGCCTGCTCAGGCGGCTGGTAGCCAGTGGCAGCCCACCTATCCACAGGTGGGGGGAAGTCATCAAGAAACTTCACAGTCAGCTTTAA
- the zgc:162707 gene encoding UPF0524 protein C3orf70 homolog B, with product MAASRDKKCPKSEKLDEAQALAKSCAGRPDFLPCDGLSICATHSHGKCFKLHWCCHLGWCHCKYVYQPMTNVCQLPSTSVPAVETEYSNTMDLSVSLAERFLKLAPSFRSPPHLESPKYCIIADLFVDDYIVKRINGKMCYVQRPPPPLPEPPHPPTPPPPAPATPQMPQNPAQPRQPVKPTKHVPAPVQPVQQVYSEHKHPTPVDKIKGPKMDHCSSPSSSEDSGINALGLHYLESCEEESEEEEDELSTDGNSSPGSLWDQDDCSLLSPSKSMIEIIEKIETTV from the exons ATGGCCGCTTCGCGAGATAAGAAGTGTCCGAAGAGTGAGAAGTTGGACGAGGCACAGGCTTTGGCCAAGAGCTGCGCGGGGAGACCAGACTTCCTGCCTTGTGATGGGCTCTCCATCTGCGCGACCCACAGCCATGGGAAGTGCTTCAAGCTGCACTGGTGCTGCCACCTGGGATGGTGTCATT GCAAGTATGTGTACCAGCCCATGACCAATGTGTGCCAGCTGCCCAGCACGTCGGTGCCAGCGGTTGAGACTGAGTACAGTAACACCATGgacctgtccgtctctctggCTGAGCGCTTCCTGAAGCTCGCCCCCAGCTTCCGGTCTCCGCCTCACCTCGAGTCCCCTAAGTACTGCATCATCGCCGATCTGTTTGTGGATGACTACATCGTCAAACGCATCAACGGAAAGATGTGCTATGTGCAGCGCCCGCCGCCCCCCTTACCAGAACCTCCTCATCCTCCCACTCCTCCCCCACCTGCTCCCGCTACACCTCAGATGCCACAAAATCCCGCGCAGCCTCGACAACCGGTTAAGCCAACTAAACACGTGCCTGCCCCTGTGCAGCCGGTCCAGCAGGTGTACAGTGAACATAAACATCCTACCCCCGTGGATAAGATAAAAGGCCCAAAAATGGACCACTGTTCCTCTCCGTCCAGCTCCGAGGACTCTGGTATCAATGCACTGGGTCTGCACTACCTGGAGTCCTGTGAGGAggagagcgaggaggaggaggacgagttGAGCACCGACGGGAACTCCAGCCCCGGCAGCCTCTGGGATCAGGACGACTGCTCTCTGCTGTCCCCCTCCAAGTCCATGATAGAGATCATCGAAAAGATCGAAACAACTGTGTAA